The genomic window TGTGCATGAGCACCACCGGCACCCCCCTCTCCGCGACGAGCCGTGCGAGGTCGGGATCGTCCCTGAGGGCCGAGATGTCGTTCACGATGTCGGCCCCTGCATCGAGGGCCTCCCGGGCCACACGGGCCTTCCGGGTATCCACCGAGATCGGCACGTCCACGAGCCTCCTCACCTCCCGGACCACGGGAACGAGCCGGGCGAGTTCCTCCTCTTCGGAGACATAGTCGCTCCCGGGACGCGAGGACTCGGCCCCTATGTCCAGGAGATCCGCCCCCTCCTCCACGAGGGCCACGGCCCTCCTCACCGCCTCCTCACCGGAGGCCCTGCTTCCGGGATAGAAGGAATCCGGCGTCGTGTTCACTATGCCCATGATGAGCGGCCGTCGTTCGTATGGAAGGAGGGCTCCAGATGCGAGTCTGAGGGCTTTCATGGGGGCAGTATACCACAAACACGCGGAAGGTGCACGCACTCCCGGCCGTCACGCAGAGTGGGAGTGGAGCCTCCGGGAACCGCCCACCCCCTCGCGGACCAGCTCCGCTATGTGGGCCGCATCGAGGCCGTAGTCGGCGAGGAGCTCCTGCCTCGTCGCATGGGTGGGGAACTCGTCGGGCACGCCTTTGTGGACGAGCCGCACCCCTTCCACATCCACAGCGGCGAGGATGGTCTCTCCGACACCTCCCGAGGCCACCCCATCCTCCAGGAGGTACACGCCCCGATACCGCGAGAAGATCTTTCCAAGATGGACGAGATCGAGCGGCTTGAGAAAGCGCAGGTGGTAGACATCCGCCGGTATCCCCTCGCCTGAGAGCAGTTCTGCAGCCGAGAGGAGCTCCCTGAGGTGCCCTCCGGCTCCCACCAGGAGGACGTGCGCCTCGCCGGTCTCCCGCAGGAACACCCCCCGTCCGGGGATGAGCTCCCCCTCACATGCCGAGAGAGGGGGAAGGCAGACATCCTTCGGGTACCGAAGGGCCACGGGGCCGCCCCTCTCGAGGGCCCAGCGAAGCATGAGGTGCATCTCGTCGGCAGTCGCAGGCATGAGGATGGTCATGCCCGGCACCGCCTTGAGCATGGGCACATCGAAGATACCCTGGTGGGTCTCTCCATCCCCGGGGACGAGGCCCGCCCGATCGATCGCAAACACCACTGGGAGCTTCGGGATGGCCACGTCGTGGATCACCTGGTCGATCGCCCGCTGAAGGAAGGTGGAATAGAGAGCAACCACGGGCCTGAGTCCGGCACGTGCGAGACCTGCGGCGAGCCCCACCGCGTGCTGCTCTGCGATCCCCACGTCGTAGAACCGGTCCGGAAAGGCCTGCCTGAAGGGGGCGAGCCCTGTCCCCGTCTCCATGGCCGCCGTGATGGCCGTGATGCGCTCATCCTTCGAAGCCTCGCAGAGCAGGGCCTGGGAGAAGGCCTGGGTGAAGGTCACCTTTTCCGAGGAGCTCACCTCCCCGCTGTCCACGCAGAACGAGGAAACCCCGTGGTAGGTCGTGGGGTCCTCCTCGGCGTAGGGGTACCCCTTTCCCTTCCTCGTCTTCACATGGACCACCACCGGCCGCTGCATCTCCCTCACGTCCTGGAACACCTGGACGAGTCGATCGATCCGGTGCCCGTCGACCGGCCCCACGTATTCGAACCCCAGGACCGAGAAGAGGTTCTGCTCATAGACCAGAGACTTCACACCGGCCTTCAGTCGTTCGACCATGTCCATGAGCCTTCCCCCGTAGTGGGGGATACCCGCGATGATCCCGTCCACCCACTCCCTGAAGTGCTGGTACGAACTGGTGGATGAGAGCCTGCTGAAGTAGTAGGAGAGGGCCCCCACGTTGGGGCTGATGGACATGTCGTTGTCGTTGAGAACGATGATCAGGTCTTTCTTGAGGTGTCCCGCGTGATTGAGGGCCTCCAGGGCCATGCCACCGGTGAGGGCACCGTCCCCGATGACCGCCACCACCTTCCCCTCCTGCCGGAGGAGTTCCATGCCCATCCGGAGGCCCAGCCCTATGGAGAGCGAGGTGGAGGCGTGTCCCGTCTCCACCACGTCGTGTTCGCTCTCTGACGGCTTGGGGAACCCGCTTATCCCTCCCCTCTGGCGAAGGGTGGGGAAGGCATCACGCCTGCCCGTGAGGATCTTGTGGGGATAACACTGGTGCCCCACGTCCCAGATGATCCTGTCCTTCGGGCTCTCGAAGACATAGTGGAGGGCAAGGGTGAGCTCTATCACGCCCAAATTGGATGCAAGATGTCCTCCCGTCCGGCTCACCGTCGCAAGGATGTACTCACGTATCTCCTCTGCCAGCTCGGAAAGCTGGGAGAAGGAAAGTCTCTTGACATCCTCTGGCCCCTCTACCTGAGAGAGGTACGTGAAGTTCACCGGCCTGCCCTCTTTCGAGTCATGAAACCTCAGCGTTTCTTCTTTTTATGGCGGTTCTTCCGGAGTTTCTTCTTCCTCTTGTGCTTGGCAATCTTCTTCCGCTTACGCTTTCTTCCGCACGGCACCGATCTCTCTCCTCACAAAGAAGTGGTGGATGCATTATGCGAACCCCGCCCCCTTTCGTCAAGGGCCTCACCCCTGGAGTCGGTAGGTCTCCACGCTCACCCTGGAACCTACGGCCTCCACGAGCTTCCTGAAAGGCAGCTCACCTCTGTCGAGGAACGAGAAATCGCCCGAGACACCCGCATGGGCGATCTCCTGGGAGAGGGGGATGCTCCCCAGGAAAGGAACGCCGAGGCTCTCCGCGGTACGGGCCGTGAGCCCCTCGCCCCACACCTCGCCCGCCATGTTCTCTATGACACCCAACAAGGGTACCGAGAGCCGCTTGAAGGCGTCCACCCCGCGCCGCAGGTCCTCCTGGGCGAGGGGATGGGGCGTGGCCACCAGGAGGGCACCGGTGAGCGGCAGGAGCTGGCTCGCGCTGAGCTGCACGTCCCCCGTGCCCGGGGGGAGATCGAGGAGGAGGTAATCGAGTGCGGGCCACTCCACCTGGGTGATGAGCGACTGGAGCATGCTGTGGAGCATGGGACCGCGCCAGACCAGGGCCTGTCCCTCCTCCACGAGGAACCCCACACTCATCACCACGATCCCCTCCCTCGTCCGGGCAGGGACGATACGCTCACCCTCCGCCTCAGGCCCCTGCACGGGCGGGAGGAGGCGGGGGATGTTGGGCCCGTAGATGTCGGCATCCAGGACCCCCACCTTGGCTCCCAACCTGTGGAAGAGATGGGCGAGGAGGGCGGTGACCGTGGACTTACCCACCCCGCCTTTCCCGCTCCCCACCGCGAGCACGGTCTTCACGGGCACCGACAGCCTCTCCTGGATGCGGGTGTCCTGACGGACACGCGCGCTCACACGGATGTCCACCTCCCGCACCTCGGGGAAGGCCGAGAGGAGGGCCTCCCTGCACTGCGCTGTGAGCGTCTCTTTGAGCGGACACCCC from Spirochaeta thermophila DSM 6192 includes these protein-coding regions:
- the dxs gene encoding 1-deoxy-D-xylulose-5-phosphate synthase yields the protein MNFTYLSQVEGPEDVKRLSFSQLSELAEEIREYILATVSRTGGHLASNLGVIELTLALHYVFESPKDRIIWDVGHQCYPHKILTGRRDAFPTLRQRGGISGFPKPSESEHDVVETGHASTSLSIGLGLRMGMELLRQEGKVVAVIGDGALTGGMALEALNHAGHLKKDLIIVLNDNDMSISPNVGALSYYFSRLSSTSSYQHFREWVDGIIAGIPHYGGRLMDMVERLKAGVKSLVYEQNLFSVLGFEYVGPVDGHRIDRLVQVFQDVREMQRPVVVHVKTRKGKGYPYAEEDPTTYHGVSSFCVDSGEVSSSEKVTFTQAFSQALLCEASKDERITAITAAMETGTGLAPFRQAFPDRFYDVGIAEQHAVGLAAGLARAGLRPVVALYSTFLQRAIDQVIHDVAIPKLPVVFAIDRAGLVPGDGETHQGIFDVPMLKAVPGMTILMPATADEMHLMLRWALERGGPVALRYPKDVCLPPLSACEGELIPGRGVFLRETGEAHVLLVGAGGHLRELLSAAELLSGEGIPADVYHLRFLKPLDLVHLGKIFSRYRGVYLLEDGVASGGVGETILAAVDVEGVRLVHKGVPDEFPTHATRQELLADYGLDAAHIAELVREGVGGSRRLHSHSA
- a CDS encoding P-loop NTPase, whose protein sequence is MSPEAVYEVLSKVTDPELGRNIVELGFVKDLSIEDGRIAFTLELTTPGCPLKETLTAQCREALLSAFPEVREVDIRVSARVRQDTRIQERLSVPVKTVLAVGSGKGGVGKSTVTALLAHLFHRLGAKVGVLDADIYGPNIPRLLPPVQGPEAEGERIVPARTREGIVVMSVGFLVEEGQALVWRGPMLHSMLQSLITQVEWPALDYLLLDLPPGTGDVQLSASQLLPLTGALLVATPHPLAQEDLRRGVDAFKRLSVPLLGVIENMAGEVWGEGLTARTAESLGVPFLGSIPLSQEIAHAGVSGDFSFLDRGELPFRKLVEAVGSRVSVETYRLQG